ctgaaaaggttgttggtgctaCCATGGAGAGAACTtaaacgtgcaggatgccggccctcgaggaccgactttgggcacccctggtctAGAAGAAGAGTACAATGGCACAGTGTGACGATTCTACGGTAAGCAGTAATTTTGGGATGTGGAGATGCTGGTTTAGCTCCATTTCACACCACATGGATGCTAactcatacaaaaaaaatgtcgcAAGTACAGAGCCTACATAGTGTAAAATGTGACAGACGTACATATTATTATGTTGGCATTTGTGCTTTAAAACCGTTTAAGTGTCACAAAATcacttatttttctgaaaacagaaatttggGTTTTCTTTAACTGTAATAAAATTACCTAAAGAATTGAGTTATATCGCGATATAACTCAATTTTTTGTTACTAAAACAAAGCGTATCACACCGAGTGacaactcattttaatttagtcaACAAAATTGAGGGTCTAATTTAAGgaatattattaaagaaaatcaacTCTTTTTACCATATTCTTACTTATCATGGTTCGCGCCATTGACTCTGATAATCTCGTTTTTTCACGTCAAAAAACGAGATTCTCAATGTCAAAACTTCTGGGGCTCTGCGCCTGCGCGCCTCACTCTTGACCTCGCCAGCTAGCTAAGCTATCTGACACTGCCAACAAGCCGCATGCGCGTCCATGTGCAAGGACCGCGCGTCACCGTTCCTGCGGAACTCGGGAGGCTGTTCTCAGGCTCCGAAAGCTAGACTCTTATCTAGAAAATAATGAACAACAAATTTGATGCGTGAGTACAGGTTTTGATTAAATATGTGTGTTACGGCGGCATGCTGGTCGCTTTTAGACACTAACCGAAGGTTGAAAAGTTACTATGGTCGACATTGAATTAAATGAGAGGTGTGTCAGCTTTATGGCGTGGTTGTATTTtccttgatattttttatttttattattttttattttttatttgtcatctGAGAATAAGATCCTCTAATATGAAAGTATATATTTCCGAAAACAGCAACAATGTAAAATCGAAGGTTTACTCGAGGTTAGTCAGTAGTTAGCTGTAGCTTAGCATGCCGTAAGCCAGGTAGGCCCTCAATCCTCGGTGTTGTAGTAGTTAAGAAGTGAAAGACTGTGTGCGAACAAGGGGAGAAAGGTAGACTGACGTCCCTAATGTACAGACGGATGTTCTAGCTTCCCATTTGATAGAAAGTGAGTTGCATTTAATGGACCGATCTCATTTATAGAAGAGGATATGCGATTatgtttttcaattaaacatGATCTGTTTTAAGATTACGGGGGAAATAAGTTTATCAGACCCGGCTAGCTAAAGTAATCTGCAGCGGATCTTCACGCCACGAGGTCATCATAGTTAACGTTTAAGTTTTGGGGTATGTTGCATTTTCAGCCGTCCAACTATtagttataaataaaaacaaaaatgaactttgcCATAACTAAAGCTCCACAAATACTTAAAGCCTCAACTATAATCAtagactttattaaaataactttgcCTTTGTCAATTTAGAGCCAGCtcttgcatttattttggtCATATTTCCATTTAATCCAGGCTGAAAGACGATGACAGTGGAGATCACGAGCAGGATCAAGGCTCACCGAAAGACAGTGAAAAGGAAAAACCTGAAGAAGACGACAAGGAGCAAAAcattataaagaaaaaagtaaggCGGTACAACAACCTTTCTTGTCTCTCTTGCAGAAATATAAGAAACCCACAGACCATGATGGCAAtacctattttttatttttaatttttatttttttaggtttgaCTTCAGGATtaagatgttctttttcttctaatgATAAtgtcttgaagaaaaaaatgtgctttgGGTTCTTTAATCAAGctgattttgaaaattaatgCTAATTAAATGACCATTTGCATACTAAATTGTATctgattttattaaactaaaaactgctgctttagtttaataaaattaagttcTTGATTTTGATTAAAGTAATACATTTAGGGGTTGAAGgtaattttcattattttatctgCTGATAAAGGTCATTctaagtagtttttttttgagCGATTTACCATTTCCTTGCAGTCATGTAATAACAGTTCTAAATAAACTGGTTTCTTGTTGTGGTAGATGGTGGTGCCAGGACCAGGAGAGCATCCCCTTCAGTACAACTACACGTTCTGGTACTCGAGGCGTACTCCAGGGAGACCAGCCAGCACTCAGAGCTACGAACAGAACATCAAACAGATTGGCAGCTTTGCCTCGGTCGGTTATTTATCAACTCTGCTGCATGCATGGTCTCTACATGGTAGATTTGTTGccccttttcttttattcatgtaaAATCCTTTGCTTTTCTCAAGGTGGAGCAGTTTTGGCGCTTTTATAGCCACATGATCCGGCCTGGTGATCTCACAGGTCATAGTGACTTCCACCTGTTTAAGGAAGGCATAAAGCCCATGTGGGAGGTGAGGATTTTGAGATCCTTAAGTTTTTATGATCTCAAATTTTTCTGCTTGGTCCATTTGGAACATCATTTTCAATCTTGCTTTGGGATCATTCCTCGTCTTTAGGATGATGCCAATAAAATGGGTGGTAAGTGGATCATTCGCCTAAGGAAAGGCCTAGCGTCTCGATGTTGGGAGAACCTGATCCTCGCCATGCTGGGGGAGCAGTTCATGGTCGGAGAGGAGATCTGTGGCGCTGTTGTGTCAGTACGCTTCCAGGTGAATCCAGTAGCCCACTAAGATGCACACAGCCGCTGCGTCACCTGACCTCAGCACTCagacctgttttgttttgaatcagGAGGACATTATATCCATCTGGAACAAAACGGCAAGCGACCAAGCGACGACGGCCCGCATCAGAGACACGTTGCGCCGAGTCCTCAACCTGCCTCCCAACACCATCATGGAGTACAAGACACATACAGACAGCATTAAGTATGTATGTCTCCtcgttttattattatttttttccttcaacctTTCTCCTTcctaatcattttaataattgtgcATGCTTATTAACCTGTTTTAGTAGGGAACcatatgaattaaaaattttacaacTTGTCACCTTTAATTTATGTATTATAACTTGGATAATATACTCTTatgacaaccacaaacttcaatgtatttttattggaattttaaataatcattcCTCAAATAAATGTCctttacttaattttttacataaatttaccTGTGTGTACTTTAATCTGAGGCTAGAAAACATTATTAATCTAGCAGCATCTTCAAGACCGAggagcacagcagacaggtcaggtaTGGTGTTGGAGAAATTGGAAAGCAGGGTTAGGTTAGAAAGCAGTTTCCCAAGCTTTCAACATCTCACTGTTCAatcaaatcatttgaaaatagaGTATGGCACAACTTGACTTTCTAATCATAGACGCAGCCTAGAGGTCCATGGTAacttggaggagctgcagagatctccAGCTCAGGTATGGAAATGTGTGGCTTGGTTAGCTGGAAAAACCCAACAGGGTCCTTTGATCAGATGAGActaaattagactttttttgttgttgtttctttctttcctgcAAAATGCTGCTTGGTGGAAGGtcaacactgcacatcaccacTGTGAAAAATGGGAATAGGAGCTGTGTGGGTGTTTTTCCTTCAGTACAAACAGggcagctggtcagagttggtGCTAGATACAGAGCAATACTAGAAAGATTTTTAGAGGCAAAGTTGTCAGTGTTATGTGAGAAGCTGGTAGTGACTCATCCCAAAATACAGCAACATTCACTCAGCAAGCAAAAGCGATCCATGTCTGACGTTTTCATGGCTGTCAGAACAATGCAAAAATCCAGTTTGTCCATATGTAGTATTAAATCGGATACGTAGTTTTCAAAGATGTCTGCAGTGAGACCGGTCAAGCAGCATTTTATCAGACTTTTAAATCATTGATGCAAGACGAGCATCATAATCATTCAGCAGAAGAAGCTGGATGCGGTAAATTCTAATCATGAGAAGTCAGACTACTCATCCAGATAGACTTCTCTGCAGAAGTTGCAGTCAATGCTACACAAACAGTTTTAGCCATTAGTTGGCTTTCTTTTTACTTGgcatcatttgttttgtgtgtgcgGGACACTTTGGGGTCGTAAACTGTTCACACAGTCGTCTGACTGTGACCACATCATTCagtaatataaacaaaaaaaatggatttgagCATTAACACCTGATGTGAGTATGTAACCCATTTGGTGTAATATATTCAGACACTTGTGCATACCTTTGCAATACcgcaaaattaaaatttgtaacacttgcaattaaaatttaaaaccttagcattatttttctttttacacattaGTATGTTTTGGTCTGCCACATAAATCCTGATGAAATGCATTGAGGTTTGTGGATCTTCTGACATAAGTTATTTTAGTTAAGTTGGAGAGAAATGTCTGAAGTTTTGCacaataaatattctgttttaaatgaccTAGCATTTAACAAGATTCACATTTTGTAGTGAGATCAGATTATAAAACGATCTTTAAAAAAGCCGTGGGATGAAGAAGCAACTAAACATCTGCAGCTTATGGGAGAAAACTGGCTGTAATGGATGCTACACACTCCATGTTGCTAATTGTGTTCTGTATCCTGAACCCACTCAACTTGCTTGGCAACGAAAATCTTTTCTGCTCTTCTTGCCAGATTGTCAGCTTGCTTATCTGTCTTATGCAGAACTTTCATTTCTCCTTATAATAATGATGGAAGtggatttgttttctgaaactgCCTCCTAGTTGGACCTGCTAGGGGATGGGAATCAAAGACTTTGTAGCCGTGTTGCTTTAACTctgtttcaattaaattcaTCTAAAACACCTGAAGCAGACGACAGTTTTTCCTCAGTACTCATTATGtgtgctgtatttttttctgcctcttgtTTCTAGACTTTGAGTTTCCTTTGACTTACAACCTCTTAGAAAACATCTGGCTTGTAGAAACCTGGATGCTTTATGGGAGATGTTTGCTAGCCTCACCTTACTTAGATATTTACATCCAGAGAGTGattggagaaaatgtttcagtacTGTTCTAAATCCAACATCACGTTTAAAATCCTCAAATTATGCCAGCTTTTATGGATCAGTTTCCCCAGATAAAGCAAATCATAAATAAGTTGACAAAGTAGTGGAAattagcactttttaaaattttactgctGTTTGAGTAACCTTAAAAGTAAAcctttatattttactttgaatggTGAAGCACTGGATGCTCCTCTCTTCACAGAGCCTGGGAAGACTTCCATGGTCTGGTGAATGCTAGTGGCGGACGTTAGCCCCTCACACGGAGATACTCTGGGAAGAGTAAGAGCTGCTTCCGGTTTAGTTCATGAGAACTGAAAAGGATCCTTCCCGATGCATTTTAACATCCTCCTGCCGTGTCCGTCTGGTTCGTGCAGGTTCATGTGTCTACGTGGCGTGTTGAGGGGTGGACGAGTCCAGGGCTGGATACCTCTGCGTGGATCGGCGCTGTGCAACATGAGGACAGAGGAAATATCCACAGGAACAGAGGGCCTGAAGACCATTCCCTGCTTTTGTCCAGTTTTGATGTTTGAAAGGAAAGACGCACCAGCGATCGGCaaagcaaagagaaataatCAGTCAGCCAGAGAACGAAGCCTTCATTATTCTTGTTTACAAGTTTTAACATGTTAACTTGCCAGCAGAGGGAGGCTGTGTGACTGATGTCTGCTTATCTGTCTGTTTGCTGCCAAAGTGTGCTggacaaaatacaacaaaacttgTTTGATGTAGAAATGAATGTCATTTATTGTTGAACAGAAGCTGTTGACACAAGTCTGCTGAGGAGATTTAGTGGGACTCAAACAGGCCAGCAGGTGGacaatgttttattacagtgatgtattttaaatgtcattctGAACACAATCACATCATTTGTGTACAGTATATTCGTGTATACTTTATGAATCATTTCACTCTCTCTGACATGGACCTTTTACTCTGAGCAGAGACAGGCTGTCCTGTGGTGAGGAGAACGTCGTATCAGAGCTTTCTTTAAGGTTCACTACTAGCTGCTTAAATCAGTGCCTGGCATTCGAGCTGAGAGCTGTCCCATCAGTTCAAAGTATAAGACGTTTCCAACTGGTTCATAGAAAGGATTTTACTTAAACGTCCACAGTGAAAGCCTCCTGAATCCAATATTTATCACCTTTTACAGTTTATCAGCAAATTACATAAAACTTTAGCCAGGATCAGGGTTTGTTATAGATTTAATCCTggacaattcttttttttttgttttgttttttttttctttttaagtttgtgAGGAAGTCTAATTCTGCCCAATATGTTGTGGCAAGTGATGGAATAGAAACATTGTTGGAGCTGTGCACCTGATGGATTCTagcaataaaagttaaatatgcaTCTGCTGCTAAGGCtggctcagttttttttttatttattttatttttttctttctgcattgttgaaagctgaaacagaaaagtAGCTGTAGAGGAAGAATCCGATGTTTTCTTCCTAACTTTGTTCATCTTTGCCGTCAGAGGAGCTTGGCTGTCCAAGTAGCTGGTGACTTGTATGTAAGGTGTCTCATCTTTTGGT
This is a stretch of genomic DNA from Gambusia affinis linkage group LG12, SWU_Gaff_1.0, whole genome shotgun sequence. It encodes these proteins:
- the eif4e2 gene encoding eukaryotic translation initiation factor 4E type 2 isoform X5, whose product is MNNKFDALKDDDSGDHEQDQGSPKDSEKEKPEEDDKEQNIIKKKMVVPGPGEHPLQYNYTFWYSRRTPGRPASTQSYEQNIKQIGSFASVEQFWRFYSHMIRPGDLTGHSDFHLFKEGIKPMWEDDANKMGGKWIIRLRKGLASRCWENLILAMLGEQFMVGEEICGAVVSVRFQEDIISIWNKTASDQATTARIRDTLRRVLNLPPNTIMEYKTHTDSIKRSLEVHGNLEELQRSPAQSLGRLPWSGEC
- the eif4e2 gene encoding eukaryotic translation initiation factor 4E type 2 isoform X6, giving the protein MNNKFDALKDDDSGDHEQDQGSPKDSEKEKPEEDDKEQNIIKKKMVVPGPGEHPLQYNYTFWYSRRTPGRPASTQSYEQNIKQIGSFASVEQFWRFYSHMIRPGDLTGHSDFHLFKEGIKPMWEDDANKMGGKWIIRLRKGLASRCWENLILAMLGEQFMVGEEICGAVVSVRFQEDIISIWNKTASDQATTARIRDTLRRVLNLPPNTIMEYKTHTDSIKAWEDFHGLVNASGGR
- the eif4e2 gene encoding eukaryotic translation initiation factor 4E type 2 isoform X1, encoding MPKKNINMLKRLLVLPWRELKRAGCRPSRTDFGHPWSRRRVQWHSVTILRLKDDDSGDHEQDQGSPKDSEKEKPEEDDKEQNIIKKKMVVPGPGEHPLQYNYTFWYSRRTPGRPASTQSYEQNIKQIGSFASVEQFWRFYSHMIRPGDLTGHSDFHLFKEGIKPMWEDDANKMGGKWIIRLRKGLASRCWENLILAMLGEQFMVGEEICGAVVSVRFQEDIISIWNKTASDQATTARIRDTLRRVLNLPPNTIMEYKTHTDSIKRSLEVHGNLEELQRSPAQSLGRLPWSGEC
- the eif4e2 gene encoding eukaryotic translation initiation factor 4E type 2 isoform X3; protein product: MPKKNINMLKRLLVLPWRELKRAGCRPSRTDFGHPWSRRRVQWHSVTILRLKDDDSGDHEQDQGSPKDSEKEKPEEDDKEQNIIKKKMVVPGPGEHPLQYNYTFWYSRRTPGRPASTQSYEQNIKQIGSFASVEQFWRFYSHMIRPGDLTGHSDFHLFKEGIKPMWEDDANKMGGKWIIRLRKGLASRCWENLILAMLGEQFMVGEEICGAVVSVRFQEDIISIWNKTASDQATTARIRDTLRRVLNLPPNTIMEYKTHTDSIKYSLGRLPWSGEC
- the eif4e2 gene encoding eukaryotic translation initiation factor 4E type 2 isoform X4: MPKKNINMLKRLLVLPWRELKRAGCRPSRTDFGHPWSRRRVQWHSVTILRLKDDDSGDHEQDQGSPKDSEKEKPEEDDKEQNIIKKKMVVPGPGEHPLQYNYTFWYSRRTPGRPASTQSYEQNIKQIGSFASVEQFWRFYSHMIRPGDLTGHSDFHLFKEGIKPMWEDDANKMGGKWIIRLRKGLASRCWENLILAMLGEQFMVGEEICGAVVSVRFQEDIISIWNKTASDQATTARIRDTLRRVLNLPPNTIMEYKTHTDSIKYTQPRGPW
- the eif4e2 gene encoding eukaryotic translation initiation factor 4E type 2 isoform X7 — translated: MNNKFDALKDDDSGDHEQDQGSPKDSEKEKPEEDDKEQNIIKKKMVVPGPGEHPLQYNYTFWYSRRTPGRPASTQSYEQNIKQIGSFASVEQFWRFYSHMIRPGDLTGHSDFHLFKEGIKPMWEDDANKMGGKWIIRLRKGLASRCWENLILAMLGEQFMVGEEICGAVVSVRFQEDIISIWNKTASDQATTARIRDTLRRVLNLPPNTIMEYKTHTDSIKYSLGRLPWSGEC
- the eif4e2 gene encoding eukaryotic translation initiation factor 4E type 2 isoform X2, giving the protein MPKKNINMLKRLLVLPWRELKRAGCRPSRTDFGHPWSRRRVQWHSVTILRLKDDDSGDHEQDQGSPKDSEKEKPEEDDKEQNIIKKKMVVPGPGEHPLQYNYTFWYSRRTPGRPASTQSYEQNIKQIGSFASVEQFWRFYSHMIRPGDLTGHSDFHLFKEGIKPMWEDDANKMGGKWIIRLRKGLASRCWENLILAMLGEQFMVGEEICGAVVSVRFQEDIISIWNKTASDQATTARIRDTLRRVLNLPPNTIMEYKTHTDSIKAWEDFHGLVNASGGR